Proteins encoded by one window of Salmonirosea aquatica:
- a CDS encoding B12-binding domain-containing radical SAM protein yields MNKVLFLTPPFTQLNTPYPATAYLKGFLNTVGVPSHQADLGIEVILKLFSKQGLGKMFTDLEASDVALSDNGYRIYALRKEYLRTIEPVIGFLQNKNPTLAHTLCDRNYLPEAGRFAELDELDWAFGTMGIQDKARHLATLYLEDLGDLIQEAMDPHFGFSRYAERLGSTATHFDALHESLQAAETLISSFLVELLEEKIQRWQPSVVCLTVPFPGNLFGALKCGQYLKKHHPHIAVVMGGGYCNTELRSLREPRLFDYVDFVSLDDGEAPLLNLLEYLDGKRERNQLKRVYARTEGKVLYYNNAKEKDVAQRDVGTPDYADLPLDRYLSVIEIINPMHRLWSDGRWNKLTLAHGCYWGKCSFCDISLDYIKRYEPVTAALLCDRIEEIITQTGQNGFHFVDEAAPPALMRDLALEIIRRQLTVTWWTNIRFEKSFTPDLCQLLKASGCIAVSGGLEVASDRLLERMKKGVTVAQVARVADSFTQAGIMVHAYLMYGFPTQTAQETIDSLEMVRQLFEVGVVQSGFWHRFAMTAHSPVGLHPAGFDVQRIGPDFGGFADNDLYHDDPTGADHDLFSEGLRKSLFNYMHGVGFDLPLRKWFDFKVPPTSIPPTYIERSIGDEVPYAETRPNAQVVWLGGTAELMVLEDIVVQAGPRSASSPSSAGKNNGIKVRERKQKVKRAELEFYSKKSHWTLKTHVSLAEWLLGTLPVLALDAEGVPLSWQQLKGSYEEAGLGTFEDFLQSNVWKALRENGLLVV; encoded by the coding sequence TTGAACAAGGTCCTCTTCCTCACCCCACCCTTCACGCAACTCAATACCCCCTATCCGGCGACGGCCTACCTCAAAGGCTTTCTGAACACGGTAGGGGTACCTTCGCATCAGGCGGATCTGGGGATCGAGGTGATTCTAAAACTGTTTTCTAAGCAGGGCTTGGGTAAGATGTTCACCGATCTGGAAGCTTCCGATGTGGCACTTTCCGATAACGGCTACCGGATTTACGCACTGCGGAAAGAGTACCTCCGCACCATCGAGCCGGTAATCGGTTTTTTACAAAATAAAAATCCCACCCTCGCCCATACCCTCTGCGACCGCAACTATCTGCCCGAAGCCGGGCGCTTTGCCGAACTCGACGAACTGGATTGGGCCTTTGGTACCATGGGCATTCAGGATAAAGCCCGGCACCTGGCCACGCTGTACCTGGAAGACCTGGGCGATCTGATCCAGGAAGCCATGGACCCTCACTTCGGATTCAGTCGCTACGCCGAGCGCCTAGGTAGTACTGCTACGCATTTCGACGCGTTGCACGAAAGCTTACAAGCTGCCGAAACCTTGATTTCTTCTTTTTTAGTAGAATTGTTGGAAGAAAAAATTCAACGCTGGCAGCCATCGGTGGTTTGTCTGACGGTACCTTTTCCAGGCAACCTGTTCGGCGCGTTGAAATGCGGGCAGTACCTAAAAAAGCATCATCCGCACATAGCTGTAGTGATGGGCGGCGGGTATTGCAATACTGAATTACGCTCGCTGCGCGAACCGCGCCTGTTCGATTATGTGGATTTTGTAAGCCTGGATGATGGCGAAGCACCGTTGCTCAATCTGCTGGAATACCTCGATGGCAAGCGCGAGCGTAACCAACTCAAACGGGTCTATGCCCGTACCGAAGGAAAGGTACTTTACTACAATAATGCCAAAGAAAAAGACGTAGCCCAGCGCGACGTAGGTACACCTGACTACGCCGACTTGCCACTGGACAGGTACCTGTCGGTCATCGAAATAATCAACCCCATGCACCGGCTATGGAGCGATGGCCGCTGGAATAAACTGACGCTGGCGCACGGCTGCTACTGGGGCAAATGTTCGTTCTGCGACATTTCGCTTGATTACATCAAACGCTACGAACCCGTCACGGCCGCGCTGCTCTGCGACCGCATCGAGGAAATCATCACGCAGACTGGACAAAACGGTTTTCACTTCGTGGATGAAGCCGCGCCGCCCGCGCTCATGCGTGACCTGGCGCTGGAAATCATCCGCCGCCAGCTCACCGTGACCTGGTGGACCAACATCAGGTTTGAAAAAAGTTTTACCCCCGACCTTTGTCAATTGCTCAAAGCTTCCGGCTGCATTGCCGTATCGGGCGGACTTGAGGTAGCTTCCGACCGCTTGCTCGAGCGCATGAAAAAGGGCGTTACCGTGGCGCAGGTGGCCCGCGTGGCCGACTCCTTTACGCAGGCGGGTATCATGGTGCATGCCTACCTGATGTACGGCTTTCCCACCCAAACGGCACAGGAGACCATCGACTCGCTGGAAATGGTTCGGCAGTTGTTCGAGGTAGGCGTGGTGCAGTCGGGCTTCTGGCATCGTTTTGCCATGACGGCTCATAGTCCCGTCGGCCTGCACCCGGCGGGCTTCGACGTGCAGCGCATCGGCCCCGATTTCGGCGGTTTCGCCGACAATGATCTTTATCACGACGATCCCACCGGTGCCGATCATGATCTGTTTTCCGAGGGATTACGCAAATCACTTTTCAACTACATGCACGGCGTGGGTTTTGACCTGCCACTCAGGAAGTGGTTTGACTTCAAGGTACCCCCCACTTCCATTCCCCCGACCTACATCGAGCGCAGTATCGGTGATGAGGTACCCTACGCCGAAACGCGTCCCAATGCGCAGGTGGTGTGGCTGGGTGGCACGGCTGAACTGATGGTGCTAGAAGATATTGTGGTACAGGCCGGGCCGCGTTCGGCTTCCAGCCCGTCCTCGGCAGGAAAAAATAACGGCATTAAAGTCCGAGAAAGAAAGCAAAAGGTAAAGAGGGCCGAACTGGAATTTTATTCAAAAAAGAGCCATTGGACGCTCAAGACCCATGTTTCGTTGGCAGAATGGCTATTGGGTACCCTACCTGTTCTTGCCCTCGACGCGGAAGGGGTACCCCTGTCGTGGCAGCAACTGAAAGGAAGTTATGAAGAAGCGGGTTTAGGTACCTTTGAAGACTTTTTGCAATCGAATGTATGGAAAGCATTGCGAGAGAATGGGTTGCTGGTGGTGTAG
- a CDS encoding RagB/SusD family nutrient uptake outer membrane protein — MKKKIIFLSVAMLSLLGVSCSEDYLDTIPTASVDSGAAFASTKNISAAINGVYRAMVVRYLGSQGHFGYPAMMIMLDVLGEDLVFGNSSNNWHFGEGRWISHRSDQGNLAQLPYEMYYRMIGNANLIIANIDGAAGPQEDRDRLKGEALALRGFSYFNLVQLYGKRYDAAAKPNAQLGVPLVLEPTTEGLPRNTVEEVYAQINKDLTEAVALLPSARAAKSHINKEVANGLLARVALVQQNWAAAATYAAAARQGFPLMSAAQYLDGFSDVGNPEWMWGFDHLEDQSEFFGAYHSYISSNFNSSVNRQTPKAINSLLYNKIPSTDVRAKMWLKAPTAATAVTPPGGVRVPYMNQKFRLPPNPATSTMGDIPYMRAAEMYLIQAEALANQGKDAEAAKVLFDLVSVRDPAYVMSTKTGADLLEEIYFNRRIELWGEGHRFLDLKRLNQPLNRNGANHNTAVAVIFDVPAGDPMWEFLIPRREINSNAAIVQNPL, encoded by the coding sequence ATGAAAAAGAAAATAATATTTCTATCCGTAGCGATGCTTAGCCTGCTGGGGGTTTCCTGTAGCGAAGACTACCTCGATACGATCCCCACAGCAAGTGTGGATTCTGGTGCGGCCTTTGCTTCTACAAAAAATATTTCCGCTGCCATCAATGGTGTTTACCGGGCTATGGTGGTCCGTTATCTTGGTTCGCAAGGACATTTCGGTTATCCGGCCATGATGATCATGCTGGACGTGCTGGGTGAGGACCTGGTTTTTGGCAACTCTTCCAACAACTGGCATTTTGGCGAAGGTCGTTGGATCAGCCATCGCTCCGACCAAGGGAACCTGGCTCAGCTTCCTTACGAAATGTACTACCGGATGATCGGTAACGCCAATTTGATCATTGCCAATATCGACGGAGCCGCCGGGCCTCAGGAAGACCGCGATCGGTTGAAAGGCGAAGCGCTGGCTTTGCGTGGCTTCTCCTACTTCAACCTGGTGCAGCTCTACGGCAAGCGTTACGATGCGGCTGCCAAGCCTAATGCACAACTGGGGGTACCCCTGGTACTCGAGCCGACGACCGAAGGCTTGCCGCGCAATACCGTAGAAGAGGTATATGCGCAGATAAACAAGGATTTGACTGAGGCTGTTGCCTTACTACCCTCGGCCCGTGCTGCCAAGTCACACATCAACAAGGAAGTAGCCAATGGATTGTTAGCCCGCGTGGCGCTGGTTCAGCAGAACTGGGCCGCTGCTGCCACGTATGCTGCCGCTGCCCGTCAGGGCTTTCCGTTGATGTCTGCGGCGCAATATCTCGATGGCTTTTCCGACGTAGGTAATCCCGAGTGGATGTGGGGCTTCGACCACTTGGAAGATCAGTCCGAATTTTTTGGAGCGTACCACTCCTACATTTCGAGTAATTTTAACTCCTCGGTAAACCGGCAGACGCCCAAGGCGATCAACAGCCTGCTTTACAATAAAATCCCATCGACGGATGTTCGTGCCAAAATGTGGTTGAAAGCTCCTACGGCGGCTACTGCCGTTACCCCTCCCGGTGGCGTGCGGGTACCTTACATGAACCAGAAGTTCCGGTTACCGCCCAATCCTGCTACCAGTACTATGGGCGATATTCCCTACATGCGGGCTGCCGAAATGTATCTGATCCAGGCCGAAGCTCTGGCCAATCAAGGCAAGGATGCCGAGGCGGCCAAGGTACTGTTTGACCTGGTGAGCGTACGCGACCCCGCTTATGTCATGTCCACCAAAACGGGTGCCGATCTGCTGGAAGAAATCTATTTCAATCGCCGCATCGAACTGTGGGGTGAAGGCCATCGCTTCCTGGATTTGAAACGCCTGAATCAGCCTTTGAACCGTAATGGTGCGAACCACAACACCGCCGTAGCCGTAATCTTTGACGTACCTGCCGGAGATCCCATGTGGGAGTTTCTGATTCCTCGTCGAGAGATCAACTCCAACGCTGCTATCGTGCAGAATCCACTCTAA
- a CDS encoding SusC/RagA family TonB-linked outer membrane protein, with product MKKAFLFFILVWSVLAGGQGYAQDNMVTGKVTDDGGSALPGVSVVVKGTTRGTTTDTDGNFRIAAGSNAQLEFSFVGFVAKEVTVGTQSTINVSLAPDVANLEEVIVTAFGSSKKASFTGSAGTISAEKIAVRPITTLASAIAGTTAGVQTTAGSGQPGASPEIRIRGFGSISSGNDPLYVVDGIPYTASIANLNPSDIENITILKDAASTALYGARAANGVVMVTTKKGQKGKNTINVKFTKGLNTRGLPEYDRVGPADYYPLMWESYRNSIAYRATNPVAIPTANADASGRVVSLVGYNVYDVPAADLVSTDGTLNPNANLIYSPKDLDWAAPLMRQGSRDEVNLSFSGAQDKTDYFISMSYLRDKGFLIRSDYDRFTGRMNVNSQMNSWFKTGANLSATITKSNQADAGGNTTFVNPFFFSRNMGPIYPVYAFDPANPRQFLTLPDGSLRYDYGNLNALGLPNRPQFGGRHAIAETIKNQNFFRRNVIGARGYAEISFLKDFKFTTNIGVDLTNINNVTFGNPEIGDGAPAGRATHEFENIASYNLNQLLNYDKSFGNHSIGVLLGHENFQVTDNNLTGSRANQVVEGDVELINFTNTTNLNSRYNIRRVEGYFSRINYDYNEKYFVSASVRRDGSSKFYKNTRWGTFYSISGAWRLDQEDFIKAIPAVSLLKLRSSYGQTGNDGGGNTQDGTSISYYAWQPLYELGWNNAGEAGILQLSLGNRNLEWESSNAFDAAVEFGLFNSRISGTVEYFNRQSSNLIFDVPLPLSAGIKTETRNIGTMYNKGIELELSGDVIRKGDFTWTLGLNATSFKNRITKMPEENPEIIDGTKKLKEGSSIYDYWLREYKGIDPATGEVLYRAETFVAANSKITETGDTLTTSINNARYHYNGSSIPKLSGGVTTTLSWKGLSLSGILVYQIGGKVYDSGYQGLMSSGGYGSAKHVDILNRWQNPGDITDVPRMDAARTSDFDAQSDRWLIDASYLNIRTVTLGYFLPKTIASKLFLQNAQVYVSGENFFIKSRRKGMNVQQSFNGISNNAFSSQKSLVMGISFSL from the coding sequence ATGAAAAAAGCTTTCCTATTTTTCATTTTGGTGTGGTCAGTACTAGCCGGAGGGCAAGGATACGCACAAGACAATATGGTCACCGGCAAGGTGACCGACGACGGAGGCAGCGCGCTGCCAGGTGTGAGTGTAGTGGTGAAAGGAACAACCCGGGGAACAACGACTGATACCGATGGCAATTTCCGGATTGCTGCCGGTAGCAATGCACAACTGGAATTTAGTTTTGTAGGCTTTGTGGCCAAAGAAGTCACGGTAGGTACCCAGAGCACCATCAATGTAAGCCTGGCACCCGATGTAGCCAACCTGGAAGAGGTAATCGTAACGGCCTTTGGTAGCTCCAAAAAAGCTTCATTCACAGGTTCAGCCGGAACGATCAGTGCGGAAAAAATCGCCGTCAGGCCCATTACGACTCTGGCTTCGGCCATTGCCGGTACTACGGCAGGGGTGCAGACCACAGCGGGTAGCGGCCAGCCGGGTGCTTCTCCGGAAATCCGTATCCGGGGTTTTGGCTCTATTTCTTCCGGTAACGATCCTCTCTATGTGGTGGATGGTATCCCTTATACAGCCAGCATCGCCAACCTCAACCCCTCGGATATCGAGAATATCACAATTCTGAAAGATGCAGCCTCTACCGCGCTGTATGGTGCGCGGGCCGCGAATGGCGTAGTGATGGTAACCACCAAGAAAGGCCAGAAAGGTAAGAATACAATCAATGTAAAATTTACGAAGGGTTTGAATACAAGGGGTTTACCCGAGTATGATCGCGTAGGACCCGCCGACTATTACCCCCTGATGTGGGAGTCTTATCGTAACAGTATCGCCTACCGGGCTACCAATCCGGTAGCCATCCCTACCGCCAATGCCGATGCTTCGGGTCGGGTGGTTTCTCTGGTAGGCTACAACGTGTATGATGTACCGGCAGCTGACCTGGTGAGTACAGATGGTACCCTGAATCCGAATGCCAATCTGATTTATAGTCCCAAAGATCTGGACTGGGCTGCACCCCTCATGCGTCAGGGCAGCCGTGACGAAGTGAATTTGAGCTTTTCGGGTGCTCAGGACAAGACGGACTACTTTATTTCGATGTCGTATTTGCGGGATAAAGGGTTTTTGATCCGCTCGGACTACGACCGTTTTACGGGTCGTATGAATGTCAATAGCCAGATGAATTCCTGGTTCAAAACGGGAGCCAACCTGTCGGCTACCATTACAAAGTCCAACCAGGCCGATGCGGGCGGTAACACGACTTTCGTGAACCCCTTCTTTTTCTCCCGCAACATGGGCCCCATCTATCCGGTTTATGCGTTCGATCCGGCCAATCCACGCCAGTTCCTGACGCTGCCCGACGGTAGCCTCCGCTACGACTATGGTAACCTGAATGCCCTGGGCTTGCCCAACCGCCCGCAGTTTGGTGGACGCCATGCCATTGCCGAAACGATCAAGAATCAGAATTTCTTCCGTCGTAACGTAATTGGCGCGCGTGGTTATGCGGAAATTTCATTTCTGAAGGATTTCAAATTCACGACCAACATAGGGGTAGATTTGACCAACATCAACAACGTGACTTTTGGTAACCCCGAAATCGGTGACGGTGCACCCGCTGGCCGCGCAACCCATGAGTTTGAGAATATTGCCAGCTACAACCTCAACCAGCTGCTGAACTACGACAAGTCTTTTGGCAACCATAGCATCGGCGTGCTGTTGGGCCACGAAAACTTCCAGGTAACGGACAACAACCTGACGGGTTCACGCGCTAATCAGGTGGTAGAGGGTGATGTGGAATTGATCAACTTTACGAACACGACCAACCTGAACTCCCGCTACAATATCCGGCGGGTAGAGGGGTATTTCTCTCGGATCAACTACGATTACAATGAGAAATACTTTGTGTCGGCATCGGTCCGTCGCGACGGGTCAAGCAAGTTCTATAAGAATACGCGCTGGGGAACGTTCTACTCCATCAGCGGTGCCTGGCGTTTGGATCAGGAAGACTTCATCAAGGCGATTCCTGCCGTTAGCCTGCTTAAGCTGAGAAGTTCGTATGGGCAAACGGGTAACGACGGTGGTGGCAATACGCAAGATGGTACCTCCATCAGCTACTATGCCTGGCAGCCCCTTTATGAGCTAGGCTGGAACAACGCCGGAGAGGCCGGAATTCTACAGTTGAGCCTGGGTAACCGCAACCTCGAATGGGAATCCAGCAATGCCTTCGATGCCGCGGTAGAATTTGGCCTGTTTAACAGCCGGATTTCAGGTACGGTGGAATATTTCAACCGTCAGTCGTCAAACCTGATTTTTGATGTACCCCTGCCTCTCTCAGCGGGTATCAAGACGGAGACTCGTAACATCGGTACCATGTACAACAAGGGAATCGAGTTGGAACTGAGCGGCGATGTGATTCGCAAAGGTGACTTTACCTGGACTTTGGGACTGAATGCCACCTCTTTCAAGAACCGGATTACCAAAATGCCCGAGGAAAACCCCGAGATCATCGACGGTACCAAAAAGTTAAAAGAAGGTAGCTCGATCTACGACTACTGGCTGCGTGAGTACAAAGGAATTGATCCGGCCACCGGCGAAGTCCTATACCGGGCCGAAACCTTCGTAGCGGCTAACTCCAAGATTACTGAAACGGGCGATACCCTGACGACGAGCATCAACAACGCCCGCTATCACTACAACGGTAGCTCCATCCCCAAACTGTCGGGTGGCGTAACGACTACGCTGAGCTGGAAGGGCCTCTCTCTATCCGGTATCTTGGTGTACCAAATCGGCGGTAAAGTGTATGATAGTGGGTATCAGGGTTTGATGAGCTCGGGTGGCTACGGTAGTGCCAAGCACGTGGACATCCTGAACCGCTGGCAGAACCCCGGTGACATCACCGACGTACCCCGCATGGATGCGGCCCGCACTTCCGATTTCGATGCGCAGTCGGATCGTTGGCTGATCGACGCCAGCTACCTCAACATTCGTACCGTCACGCTGGGCTACTTCCTGCCCAAGACCATTGCTTCTAAATTGTTCTTGCAAAACGCTCAGGTGTATGTGAGTGGGGAAAACTTCTTCATCAAGTCGCGCCGGAAGGGTATGAACGTGCAGCAGAGTTTCAACGGTATTTCCAACAACGCATTTAGTTCGCAGAAAAGCCTGGTCATGGGTATTTCCTTCTCATTGTAA
- a CDS encoding DoxX family protein, whose translation MTTHHPTQTTTVQTIFRFLLGGALILAGTSHLTWARTEFLAQVPQWVPLNGDLVVVLSGIVEILLGLSLIFLARQRVLVGWVVATFFVLVFPGNIAQYLNHTDAFGLNSDLARGIRLLFQPVLVAWALWSTGAWAAWRRNK comes from the coding sequence ATGACAACTCACCACCCGACTCAAACCACTACCGTTCAAACCATCTTTCGTTTTCTGCTGGGTGGAGCCCTGATTCTGGCCGGTACCAGTCATCTGACCTGGGCCCGCACGGAGTTTCTGGCGCAGGTACCCCAATGGGTACCTCTCAATGGTGATCTGGTCGTGGTTTTGTCGGGGATTGTCGAAATTCTGCTGGGCTTATCGCTAATCTTTCTGGCGCGGCAGCGTGTGCTGGTCGGGTGGGTAGTCGCTACGTTTTTCGTGCTGGTCTTTCCCGGCAACATCGCGCAGTACCTCAACCATACCGATGCATTCGGCCTCAATTCGGATCTGGCGCGCGGTATACGCCTTTTGTTTCAGCCCGTGCTGGTAGCGTGGGCGCTGTGGTCTACCGGAGCCTGGGCGGCCTGGCGGCGGAACAAGTAG
- a CDS encoding metallophosphoesterase family protein: protein MKNDQPRTTSELSRRDFIGMSAAFCVPLLARASVSTLKESVKMGLITDLHHDLIHDGKTRLKAFLAHSRQVQTDGLIQLGDFTFPDEKNQDVIDLFNQAHKTTLHVIGNHDTDNGHTKQQCLDRWGMPARYYTRKVKGIWFIVLDGNDTGSPDHKGGYPAYINPEQVAWLKTQLQQIKEPIVIVSHQPLIGALAVNNAAEMQAVLAGAADRIIVAINGHTHVDSLIYESGIPYLTINSASYFWIGDKYLHESYPKAIHEAHEWMSRMCPYRDPLYTVMTIDPATMTVQITGKPSTWVGKSPTELGFTDEYKPLRVGEEIVPFIRKSTVKQH, encoded by the coding sequence ATGAAGAACGACCAACCAAGAACCACTAGCGAACTGAGCCGACGGGATTTTATAGGCATGAGCGCGGCATTTTGCGTGCCGTTACTGGCCAGAGCCAGCGTAAGTACCTTGAAGGAGTCCGTTAAAATGGGTTTGATCACCGATTTGCACCACGACCTGATCCACGATGGGAAAACCCGTCTGAAAGCCTTTTTGGCGCATAGCCGCCAGGTTCAAACGGATGGCCTGATCCAGCTGGGAGACTTTACCTTCCCGGATGAAAAAAACCAGGACGTGATCGACCTGTTCAACCAGGCGCACAAAACTACCCTGCACGTGATCGGCAACCACGATACCGACAACGGCCACACCAAACAGCAATGCCTCGACCGCTGGGGCATGCCGGCCCGGTACTATACCCGGAAAGTCAAAGGTATCTGGTTTATCGTGCTGGACGGGAACGATACCGGCTCGCCCGACCACAAGGGAGGGTACCCTGCCTACATCAACCCGGAGCAGGTGGCTTGGTTGAAAACCCAATTGCAGCAAATCAAAGAACCGATCGTGATCGTCTCGCACCAACCGCTGATCGGGGCGCTGGCGGTCAATAATGCCGCCGAAATGCAGGCGGTTCTCGCCGGCGCGGCCGATCGGATCATCGTGGCCATCAACGGCCATACACACGTGGACAGTCTGATTTACGAAAGTGGAATACCCTATCTTACCATCAACTCGGCTTCCTACTTTTGGATTGGTGATAAGTACCTTCACGAAAGCTACCCAAAGGCGATTCACGAAGCCCATGAGTGGATGTCGCGTATGTGCCCCTACCGGGACCCTTTGTACACGGTGATGACGATCGACCCGGCCACGATGACCGTACAGATCACCGGAAAACCAAGTACCTGGGTAGGAAAATCGCCGACCGAACTGGGTTTTACAGATGAGTACAAACCCCTGCGCGTGGGGGAGGAGATTGTGCCTTTTATTCGGAAGAGTACGGTGAAGCAACACTAA